The following proteins are encoded in a genomic region of Dissulfuribacter thermophilus:
- a CDS encoding Wzz/FepE/Etk N-terminal domain-containing protein, translated as MEKEKQNKNVEPQPVYLAPFPPQAFEEDEIDLIELFKVLLKRKYIIFSFTIFAAVLSVIITLLMPNIYQSDAVIIPRGESKGPNLGALGGIGGMVASELGIGGGGSIEEMQSILKSKRLIMGLIKEKNLLPRLFPDGWDEKIKQWKDPEKAPTLQDGYNAIIGILHLNYDKKLGTLKVAIQHEDPVFAKQLVEWLIQELSETLRQRTLDDSRENIKFFQKEIKKTSDPLLKEKLYASLAKEIERRTFAMAQKYYGFQVLDPPIVPDKNKKVKPKRAMICTVSTISAFFISIFFVFFLEYIENARAKLKE; from the coding sequence ATGGAGAAAGAAAAGCAGAACAAAAACGTAGAGCCTCAGCCAGTTTATCTGGCGCCTTTTCCTCCCCAGGCATTTGAAGAGGATGAAATAGACCTAATAGAGCTCTTCAAGGTCCTGTTGAAACGAAAGTATATAATCTTCTCCTTTACCATATTTGCAGCAGTGCTTTCAGTGATCATAACTCTCCTCATGCCAAATATTTATCAATCAGATGCGGTGATTATCCCCAGAGGAGAATCCAAAGGACCAAATTTAGGAGCGCTGGGTGGTATAGGCGGCATGGTTGCCTCAGAACTTGGTATTGGAGGAGGCGGCTCTATTGAGGAGATGCAGTCCATATTAAAGAGCAAAAGATTGATTATGGGCCTCATAAAGGAAAAGAATCTCCTCCCAAGGCTATTCCCAGACGGCTGGGATGAAAAGATAAAACAATGGAAAGATCCTGAAAAGGCCCCAACCTTACAGGATGGATATAACGCTATAATTGGCATTTTGCATCTCAACTATGACAAAAAGCTTGGAACCCTTAAAGTAGCAATTCAACATGAAGACCCCGTATTTGCCAAACAACTTGTAGAATGGTTGATTCAAGAGCTGAGTGAAACCCTTAGGCAGCGAACCCTGGATGACTCCAGAGAAAATATCAAATTTTTTCAAAAAGAAATTAAGAAGACCAGTGATCCACTATTAAAAGAGAAACTTTATGCCTCTCTCGCCAAAGAAATAGAGCGGCGGACCTTTGCAATGGCACAAAAGTATTATGGGTTCCAGGTACTGGATCCTCCAATAGTCCCTGATAAGAATAAAAAAGTTAAGCCCAAAAGGGCAATGATATGCACAGTAAGTACAATATCAGCATTTTTTATCAGTATATTTTTTGTATTTTTTCTTGAATACATAGAAAATGCCAGGGCGAAATTAAAGGAATAG
- a CDS encoding four helix bundle protein produces MKASTFSLLPSSYSKFELETQLEIAKNLGFIEPREYESIYLKCLELEKMISSLINKLGRVK; encoded by the coding sequence ATGAAAGCTTCTACCTTCTCCCTTCTACCTTCTTCCTATTCCAAATTCGAGTTGGAAACTCAACTAGAAATCGCCAAAAATTTAGGTTTTATTGAACCTCGAGAGTATGAATCAATTTACCTAAAATGTTTAGAGCTAGAAAAGATGATAAGTAGCTTAATTAATAAATTAGGGAGGGTCAAATGA
- a CDS encoding four helix bundle protein gives MKASPFCLLPSPYSKFELETQLEIAKNLGFIEPREYESIYVKCLELEKMISSLINKLGRVK, from the coding sequence ATGAAAGCTTCTCCCTTCTGCCTTCTACCTTCTCCCTATTCCAAATTTGAATTGGAAACTCAACTAGAAATAGCCAAAAACTTAGGTTTTATTGAACCGCGAGAGTATGAGTCAATTTATGTAAAATGTTTGGAGCTAGAAAAGATGATAAGTAGCTTAATTAATAAATTAGGGAGGGTCAAATGA
- a CDS encoding four helix bundle protein: protein MADSYKDLVIWQKGMELVKDVYKLISIFPKEEVYGLSSQIKRSVISIPSNIAEGRGRNSSKEFTRFLQISIGSLFELETQLEIAKNLGFIEPREYESIYVKCLELEKMISSLINKLGRVK, encoded by the coding sequence ATGGCGGATAGTTACAAAGATTTAGTTATATGGCAAAAGGGTATGGAATTGGTAAAAGATGTGTATAAGTTGATTTCTATTTTCCCAAAAGAGGAAGTTTATGGTTTGTCCTCACAAATAAAAAGAAGTGTAATTTCAATTCCAAGTAATATCGCTGAAGGAAGGGGCCGAAATAGTTCTAAAGAATTCACAAGATTTTTGCAGATATCAATTGGTTCTTTATTCGAATTGGAAACCCAACTAGAAATCGCAAAAAATTTGGGTTTTATTGAACCTCGAGAGTATGAATCAATTTACGTAAAATGTTTAGAGCTAGAAAAGATGATAAGTAGCTTAATTAATAAATTAGGGAGGGTCAAATGA
- a CDS encoding SLBB domain-containing protein: MRFRPLFPLFIIFLLILTVNADAEGLSGGITPGTIPQAVIEKAKAAITSGAVSPTEVKTLKQKFEAGTLTPQEIEQGRRILEGREGGAENTQRPTAQDSGSKPGQRQENKKKKHKDEEYNDGDLTWQPSRMPPDMATLLAMEPQEKPLPRLPYFGYDLFRNPPSTFAPITNVPVPGDYPLGPGDEIVVFLWGRLDETMHLVVDRDGMLNVPHVGPIPVLGLNFDDARKVVQQKLEAITGVNARVSMGRLRSIRVFVLGEVANPGLYTVSALSTLTNALLASGGPTKLGTLRRVELKRKGKVVSTVDFYELLLKGKISGDKKLLPGDVIFVPGSGPRVSVYGNVRRPAVYELSDKKDLGTVFDLAGGIRPTAYVQRIQVERLYKHEMQIVLDLKESDWAKYRDFPLEDGDVIKVFSIVPTSVNAVFLFGNVVRPGKYAWHEGMKLSELIPNKEALAIDAALDYGLIKRYHQDTMTTELIPFRPSGLLSGNSADDLTLEPLDEIYIFNRWYFEDPPWVTVQGEVRKPGTYRVDDTTRLKDVIHLAGGPTRDAYLHLAHIYRIDKKTHKRRVLFVDLEKALKGDEKENLILEPRDRVVVHSVQEMVPLQSVSISGEVNRPGTYPYAANMTLRDLLLVAGNVKETAYLEQGEIMRFVVTPGQDVKTELVTFNVREALSGKKEANLRLNPYDAVFIKRIPEWRETWRVSVQGEVNFPGTYSITKGERLSMLLERCGGFTEEAYPRGIIFTRESVRKLQEKRLRELTERMQAEIARLSSEEMQSSLSKDEAEQARFTISSLNMLVSKLSQAKPNGRIVIKIRDIESLKGTTQDLILEDGDTLIVPRRPQTVTVIGQVYNPNAMLFDPEHPEAGYYLSLAGGLTNRADKKELYIVRADGTVESTKARKFFAWNRDSFRFSFGRGIEHVKLMPGDTIIVPERLKYPSYMKNLKDITEMLYHMAIAVGVLKRL, encoded by the coding sequence ATGCGTTTTAGACCGCTGTTTCCTCTGTTTATAATCTTTCTGCTAATCTTAACCGTGAATGCAGATGCAGAAGGCCTTTCAGGCGGAATCACACCTGGTACCATCCCTCAAGCGGTAATTGAAAAGGCCAAAGCCGCAATCACTTCAGGTGCAGTTAGTCCAACTGAAGTGAAGACCTTAAAACAAAAGTTTGAAGCTGGTACCCTTACGCCTCAGGAGATCGAGCAGGGCAGGAGGATCCTTGAAGGCAGAGAAGGGGGAGCGGAAAATACTCAGAGACCAACAGCCCAAGACTCTGGCAGCAAGCCAGGCCAAAGGCAGGAGAATAAGAAAAAAAAGCATAAAGATGAGGAATATAATGACGGAGATCTCACCTGGCAGCCCTCCAGAATGCCACCAGACATGGCAACTCTTCTTGCCATGGAGCCCCAGGAAAAACCGCTGCCAAGGCTACCATATTTTGGCTATGATCTCTTTAGAAACCCTCCATCCACCTTTGCTCCCATAACCAATGTGCCTGTGCCTGGAGACTATCCCCTTGGGCCAGGAGATGAAATTGTGGTGTTTCTATGGGGGAGACTCGACGAGACCATGCACCTTGTGGTGGACAGAGATGGCATGCTGAATGTGCCACACGTTGGCCCTATTCCAGTGCTTGGGCTCAACTTTGACGACGCGCGTAAGGTGGTTCAGCAAAAGCTCGAGGCCATTACAGGAGTAAATGCAAGGGTCTCCATGGGCAGACTCAGGTCCATAAGGGTGTTTGTGCTTGGAGAGGTGGCAAACCCAGGACTTTACACTGTAAGCGCCCTTTCAACCCTTACCAATGCCCTCCTTGCCTCTGGTGGCCCAACCAAGTTGGGAACGCTTCGGCGAGTAGAACTAAAACGAAAGGGTAAGGTGGTATCCACAGTAGATTTTTATGAACTACTCCTAAAGGGAAAGATCTCAGGAGACAAAAAACTCCTTCCAGGAGACGTCATATTTGTGCCGGGAAGTGGGCCAAGGGTCTCAGTCTACGGCAACGTCAGAAGGCCAGCGGTTTACGAACTTTCCGATAAAAAAGACCTTGGAACGGTCTTTGACCTGGCTGGTGGCATTCGCCCCACTGCCTATGTCCAGCGCATACAGGTAGAGCGGCTCTACAAACACGAAATGCAGATAGTCCTGGACCTAAAGGAGAGTGACTGGGCAAAATACCGTGATTTTCCCCTGGAAGACGGCGATGTAATAAAGGTCTTTTCCATCGTTCCCACCAGTGTAAATGCCGTATTTTTGTTCGGAAACGTAGTCCGGCCTGGCAAGTATGCCTGGCATGAGGGCATGAAGCTAAGTGAGCTCATTCCAAACAAAGAGGCCCTGGCCATTGATGCAGCATTGGATTATGGCCTCATAAAGCGGTATCACCAGGATACAATGACCACTGAACTCATCCCCTTCAGGCCATCTGGCCTTCTGAGCGGAAACAGTGCTGATGATCTTACCCTCGAACCCCTGGATGAGATCTACATCTTCAACAGGTGGTATTTTGAGGACCCTCCATGGGTCACGGTCCAGGGCGAGGTGAGAAAGCCCGGTACATACAGGGTGGACGATACTACGAGGCTCAAAGATGTAATCCATCTTGCAGGCGGGCCTACAAGGGATGCCTATCTCCACCTTGCACACATTTACCGTATTGACAAAAAGACTCACAAAAGACGTGTGCTTTTCGTTGACCTTGAAAAGGCCCTCAAGGGAGATGAAAAGGAGAATTTGATCCTGGAGCCCAGGGACAGGGTGGTGGTGCACAGTGTTCAAGAGATGGTCCCGCTTCAGTCAGTATCCATTTCAGGGGAAGTAAACAGGCCTGGGACCTATCCCTATGCAGCCAATATGACGCTTAGAGACCTCCTGTTGGTTGCAGGCAATGTGAAAGAGACCGCGTATCTCGAGCAGGGTGAGATTATGAGGTTTGTGGTCACCCCTGGCCAGGATGTAAAGACAGAGCTTGTGACTTTTAATGTCAGAGAGGCACTTAGCGGCAAAAAAGAGGCCAATCTCAGGCTCAATCCTTATGATGCGGTATTTATCAAGCGGATTCCAGAGTGGCGCGAGACATGGCGGGTCTCGGTTCAGGGTGAAGTCAATTTCCCTGGCACCTACAGCATTACAAAGGGTGAGCGCCTGAGCATGCTTCTTGAACGCTGTGGCGGGTTCACAGAAGAGGCATATCCCAGGGGAATTATCTTTACCAGAGAATCCGTAAGAAAGCTTCAGGAAAAGCGGCTCCGCGAGCTCACCGAAAGGATGCAGGCAGAGATCGCAAGGCTATCAAGTGAGGAGATGCAGAGCTCTCTTTCGAAAGACGAGGCAGAACAGGCAAGATTTACCATATCATCATTGAATATGCTCGTAAGCAAGCTTTCACAGGCAAAGCCAAACGGAAGAATCGTTATAAAGATTAGGGATATTGAAAGCCTCAAAGGAACGACACAGGATCTCATCCTTGAAGACGGCGACACCTTGATAGTCCCAAGGAGGCCACAGACTGTTACCGTAATAGGCCAGGTATACAATCCAAACGCAATGCTCTTCGATCCTGAACATCCAGAAGCGGGTTATTACTTAAGCCTTGCTGGCGGTCTTACCAACCGTGCAGACAAAAAAGAACTCTACATCGTTCGAGCAGACGGCACGGTGGAAAGTACAAAGGCCAGGAAGTTCTTTGCCTGGAATAGAGACAGTTTCCGTTTCAGTTTTGGTAGGGGCATTGAGCATGTGAAGCTCATGCCCGGAGACACCATTATTGTCCCTGAGCGGTTGAAGTATCCGAGTTATATGAAGAATCTCAAAGATATAACAGAGATGTTGTATCATATGGCAATTGCGGTTGGTGTTTTGAAGCGACTCTAA
- a CDS encoding choice-of-anchor D domain-containing protein → MEKLRLPIFVIASFFLLFSVMNPNRAEAASQEVSVNVTNVEVAPGGNFTLSFSYDVSDHQSNLTGIGLAVYFDSSILEFKGFIDEFATNLLQKDTVAQADDGNGDGLSQTDKKVSIAWTDLAGNWPGTLPVNPLFKIKFGVKSSINTPITSVINVGSTSTTTGYDFQGPGPINISVILPGINITPSSYDFGTVVVGNSKTQSFTITNTGNADLQIDQIRIDPPNSTDFAIQVDNCSNKTIAPSNNCTVDVLFNPQSVGLKIADMNIPNNAGNATIPLDGTGAAFGTVNSSVSISGVPYAVASNGTINDLNPITVSENNLSLTISVNSTQIPEGYNETKSIGVVIVDDSTLVDWNSPDKNEGDLSGQSIRYLKAILDKVVVKKENGEVSVTIPSGALVYYKARTAGGTWITGSIKNEVQNGPVTTQAGTVTFDPANLIQKVRNALQNRNIDFCDVPGQDVLLSGTYRFWLLTDIPLAYYENGTAASFGSTGSLTNVFGQSLLNVTMLYGKVNLTADAITNLFCEQAPAPTPSPAPSPAPAPSPQPQPEPEPQPEPQPQPSDPGESAGQQVKDLIQQGATPDQIVQSVTQMASNVADEMASGQVQPHEAAETVDNAIAAALEHGADMDLVGQMVQEASMQQIVQQAGGLDLTDELSTPVEVAGHSFNVVNPAAIDNVVQEGLTQGLSNIGSIQTQANPDTGQLFMQIQTSAGDQVSAPVVATHVEVVANPPATPQVTPVNGGVAMRVVMPNGVAVTMVPTVADPEGLINLLIGGGGFASVGQGFANLFAAYDFASATINADTGSLTIVDKAGNTYIGGFGWTAGQAANSTKVKDFTLVGDDPATREFRVQILYTDGSRQDLPPMMAAVTRVFSALDAEVNKGTLKSYNLDRFTGVITLEYADGTVQDWKPDYKVEKFQGLGDTIWFNSHKDTQTGLAVEVDDYNGDGLMDAKIWSQEGKQVLYRISR, encoded by the coding sequence ATGGAAAAGTTACGACTACCGATTTTCGTAATAGCAAGTTTCTTTCTTCTTTTCAGTGTAATGAACCCTAATAGAGCCGAGGCCGCAAGCCAGGAAGTATCTGTAAATGTGACAAATGTGGAAGTGGCTCCGGGAGGAAACTTTACATTAAGTTTTAGTTATGACGTCTCGGACCATCAATCTAATCTTACTGGTATAGGATTAGCAGTTTATTTCGATTCTAGTATCTTAGAATTTAAAGGATTCATCGATGAATTTGCCACAAATTTACTCCAAAAGGATACGGTTGCCCAAGCGGATGATGGAAATGGAGACGGTTTAAGTCAGACTGACAAAAAAGTATCAATTGCATGGACTGATTTGGCAGGTAATTGGCCTGGGACATTACCAGTTAATCCTTTATTTAAAATTAAATTTGGGGTCAAGTCATCAATTAATACACCGATTACCTCGGTAATTAACGTGGGTTCAACATCGACAACTACCGGGTATGATTTTCAAGGACCTGGGCCAATAAACATATCGGTTATTTTACCAGGAATAAATATTACTCCATCAAGCTATGATTTCGGTACAGTGGTAGTTGGAAACTCTAAGACTCAGTCCTTTACCATAACCAATACTGGGAATGCCGATTTACAAATTGACCAGATTCGCATAGACCCCCCAAATTCTACAGACTTCGCAATCCAAGTGGACAACTGTTCTAATAAGACAATTGCGCCATCTAATAATTGCACAGTTGACGTACTTTTTAATCCACAGTCTGTTGGCCTAAAAATTGCGGACATGAACATCCCCAATAATGCTGGGAATGCTACTATTCCATTAGATGGCACTGGCGCAGCCTTTGGAACTGTTAATAGTTCAGTTTCTATCTCTGGTGTGCCATATGCTGTTGCCTCCAATGGAACCATAAACGATCTAAATCCAATAACTGTATCAGAAAATAATTTGTCTCTGACCATTTCTGTGAACAGTACACAAATTCCTGAGGGCTACAATGAAACAAAATCTATTGGTGTTGTCATAGTAGATGATTCCACACTGGTAGACTGGAATAGTCCCGATAAAAATGAAGGAGATTTGTCAGGACAGAGTATCCGTTATTTGAAGGCCATTCTTGATAAGGTTGTGGTGAAGAAAGAAAATGGAGAGGTCTCAGTAACTATTCCTAGCGGTGCTCTCGTATACTACAAAGCAAGGACTGCTGGCGGGACCTGGATAACAGGAAGCATTAAAAATGAGGTACAAAATGGCCCAGTAACCACACAGGCCGGTACTGTGACATTTGATCCAGCTAATTTGATACAGAAGGTCCGTAATGCATTACAAAATCGGAATATTGATTTTTGTGATGTGCCTGGCCAGGATGTGCTTTTGAGCGGTACATATAGGTTCTGGCTCCTTACAGATATACCCTTAGCCTATTATGAAAATGGTACAGCAGCATCATTTGGAAGTACCGGTTCACTGACAAATGTTTTCGGTCAAAGCCTACTTAATGTTACTATGCTCTATGGAAAGGTGAATCTGACAGCAGATGCCATAACGAATCTTTTCTGCGAGCAGGCACCGGCTCCAACTCCTTCACCAGCCCCATCACCGGCTCCTGCACCCTCACCACAACCGCAACCAGAACCAGAACCGCAACCAGAACCTCAACCACAACCATCAGATCCTGGGGAAAGTGCTGGACAGCAGGTGAAGGATTTGATCCAGCAGGGCGCAACTCCAGACCAAATCGTCCAGAGTGTTACCCAGATGGCCTCCAACGTGGCCGATGAAATGGCATCAGGCCAAGTACAACCCCATGAAGCAGCAGAAACCGTAGATAACGCAATCGCTGCGGCCTTGGAGCACGGAGCTGATATGGATCTGGTGGGGCAGATGGTCCAAGAGGCTTCAATGCAGCAGATAGTTCAGCAAGCAGGAGGCCTCGATCTCACAGACGAATTATCCACCCCAGTGGAAGTAGCAGGACACAGCTTTAACGTAGTGAACCCAGCCGCTATTGACAATGTGGTGCAAGAAGGGCTTACACAGGGGCTTTCAAATATAGGCTCCATTCAGACACAAGCCAATCCCGACACAGGGCAGCTCTTCATGCAAATCCAAACAAGTGCTGGCGACCAGGTAAGTGCACCAGTTGTGGCAACACATGTGGAGGTGGTTGCAAATCCACCAGCAACTCCGCAGGTTACACCTGTCAATGGAGGAGTGGCTATGAGAGTGGTAATGCCCAATGGCGTGGCAGTTACCATGGTCCCGACTGTGGCAGACCCTGAGGGCCTGATCAATCTCTTGATAGGTGGGGGTGGTTTTGCATCGGTTGGCCAAGGCTTTGCCAATTTGTTTGCAGCCTATGACTTTGCCTCTGCAACCATAAATGCCGACACTGGTAGCCTTACCATCGTTGACAAGGCTGGTAATACCTATATAGGCGGTTTTGGATGGACTGCAGGCCAGGCAGCAAACAGCACAAAGGTAAAAGATTTTACCCTTGTCGGAGATGATCCGGCCACCCGTGAATTCCGTGTACAAATCCTCTACACCGATGGATCCAGACAGGATTTACCACCTATGATGGCCGCAGTTACAAGGGTATTCAGTGCGCTGGATGCCGAAGTGAACAAAGGTACACTAAAATCCTACAATCTCGACAGATTCACTGGTGTAATCACCCTTGAGTATGCCGATGGAACTGTTCAGGACTGGAAACCTGATTATAAAGTTGAAAAGTTCCAGGGCCTTGGAGACACTATCTGGTTCAATTCGCATAAGGACACTCAAACTGGACTTGCAGTTGAAGTGGATGATTACAATGGTGATGGCTTGATGGATGCAAAAATATGGAGTCAGGAAGGAAAACAGGTGCTATACCGTATAAGCCGGTAA